The DNA segment TGGGGgggtccccctgccccccctgaccccctgccttcccccccccccggccccgggggtctggggccggggggcggggggcccgccccggcccccgcggcgccccggggggggggggggggggggggggggggcgccctGCGGCCCCTGGAGCCCGAGCTGGGGGCGCTGCAGGCGCGCCTCGACCGGCTGCTGCGCCGCATCGACCACCTGGtgggcggggccgggggcggggctTGGGGAAAGGGGGCGGGGCTTGTGGAAAGGGGCGGGGCTTGGGGGTAATGGTTTGGGGCttggggaagggggtggggcttgggggagggggaggggctTGGGGAGGGGCTGGGCTTGGGGaaagggggcggggcttggggGTAATGGGTTTGGGGCTTGGGGAAGGGGGTGGAGattggggaaaggaggaggggtTTGCGGGAAGGGGCGGGGCTTGGCGGAAGGGGCGGGGCTTGGGGGTAATGGGTTTGGGGCTTGGGGAAAGGGGCGGGGCTTGAGGAAAGGGGCGTGGCTTGGGGGAATGAAGGGCTTGGGGTGGCTTCGCATAGGGGGCGTGGCTCTACATGGGGGCGTGGCTTCGCATCAGGGTCATTGCTTTGCATGGAGGGGCAGGGCTCTACGTGGGGGGCGTGGCTTCGCGACGGGGGGCGTGGCTTCGCGACGGGGGGCGTGGCTTCGAGACGGGGGCGTGGCTTCGCGACGCCCTCCcgctgaccccccccccccccccccccccccccccccagctgccccccgggccccccccccccccgcgccccccccccgcgccgctgcccccccccgggTCCCCGTGGGCGGCGGTGCAGGCGAGCCACGCGGTGTTCCACGGGCTGCACCTCTACCTCGACTGGGCCTCGCGCGCCCTCCTCCTGCTGCGGAACCGCCTCTGAGCCCGGCCCCAGGGCCCACGGACAcgcggagcccccccccgggcccggggggcccccccccccacggaCCCGGGGAGCCCCCCCGCGGACACGCGGACACGCGGAAACCCCCTCACGGGCACGTGGACCACCCCCCGGACAGGCGGAACACCCCCACGGACACGCGGAGCCCCCCCCCACGGACACGCGGACCCAGCCCACGGACACGCGGTACATCCCAACGGGCAGGCGGATCCCCGCccacatacacacagacacgCGGAGCCCACCCCAGGGACACGTGGACCACCC comes from the Oxyura jamaicensis isolate SHBP4307 breed ruddy duck unplaced genomic scaffold, BPBGC_Ojam_1.0 oxyUn_random_OJ59864, whole genome shotgun sequence genome and includes:
- the IL11 gene encoding interleukin-11, whose translation is GALRPLEPELGALQARLDRLLRRIDHLPRPPPAPLPPPGSPWAAVQASHAVFHGLHLYLDWASRALLLLRNRL